A region from the Candidatus Tumulicola sp. genome encodes:
- a CDS encoding fatty acid desaturase yields MNRKKFQWPVGLALGVLHVGALAALIPAFFSWSALGVAIALWWFTGAMGIALCFHRTLTHRSVVLPRPFEYLTALFGTLALQGGPIEWVATHRLHHAHADAEGDPHDAHRGLWWSHIDWLYRKNDARPNEDEMRRYAADLWAQPYYRFLQRYYLWIQVALGLVLFAVGGIGWVVWGLFVRTVFVYHITWFVNSAAHRFGYRTYRTTDLSTNCWWVALLTWGEGWHNNHHAFPSSARHGLRWFEFDPTWISIKLLKLVRLVRDVKLPTQAMQERLAMPRSQVQTEP; encoded by the coding sequence ATGAATCGTAAAAAGTTCCAGTGGCCGGTGGGGCTGGCACTCGGCGTCTTGCACGTTGGCGCTCTCGCGGCGCTGATTCCCGCATTCTTTTCGTGGAGCGCCCTCGGCGTCGCGATCGCGCTCTGGTGGTTCACGGGAGCCATGGGCATCGCGCTCTGTTTCCACCGCACGCTCACGCATCGCAGCGTGGTCCTTCCCAGGCCCTTCGAATACCTCACGGCGCTGTTCGGAACGCTCGCGCTGCAGGGCGGTCCCATTGAATGGGTCGCCACCCATCGTCTCCACCATGCCCACGCCGATGCCGAAGGCGATCCGCACGACGCGCATCGCGGCCTATGGTGGTCGCACATCGATTGGCTGTATCGCAAGAACGACGCGCGGCCGAACGAAGATGAGATGCGCCGCTACGCCGCCGACCTATGGGCACAGCCCTACTATCGCTTCCTGCAGCGCTACTATCTATGGATCCAAGTGGCGCTCGGCTTAGTGCTGTTCGCCGTAGGCGGCATCGGCTGGGTCGTGTGGGGCCTCTTCGTGCGCACCGTCTTCGTGTATCACATCACCTGGTTCGTCAATAGCGCCGCACACCGCTTTGGTTACCGCACGTATCGAACGACCGACCTCTCCACCAACTGCTGGTGGGTGGCGCTGCTGACGTGGGGCGAAGGCTGGCACAACAACCACCACGCGTTCCCATCCTCGGCGCGCCATGGCCTGCGCTGGTTCGAGTTCGATCCGACATGGATCTCGATCAAATTGCTGAAGCTCGTGCGGCTCGTTCGCGACGTCAAGCTGCCCACCCAAGCCATGCAAGAGCGTCTCGCCATGCCGCGCTCGCAGGTTCAAACGGAACCGTAG
- a CDS encoding cupin domain-containing protein: MKHEFKPADHTWEGIEPKGYKADNKSEGDGFRGVTKHVISGDRGEPCNFVVRYFEVEPGGYTRLERHEHIHSVTVVRGRGYAVVGSDVHPLRHLDHVYVAPMTLHQFVNDGPEPFGFMCIVDSPRDRGQKATPEEVAALERGAATTGKVRS; this comes from the coding sequence ATGAAACACGAATTCAAGCCGGCCGACCATACTTGGGAAGGCATCGAACCGAAAGGTTACAAGGCTGACAACAAGTCAGAAGGCGACGGCTTCCGCGGCGTGACGAAGCACGTCATCTCGGGCGATCGCGGCGAGCCGTGCAACTTCGTCGTGCGCTATTTCGAGGTCGAGCCCGGCGGCTACACGCGCCTCGAACGGCATGAGCACATCCACTCGGTGACCGTGGTGCGCGGGCGGGGATACGCGGTGGTCGGAAGCGATGTCCATCCATTGCGCCATCTGGATCACGTCTACGTAGCCCCGATGACCCTGCATCAGTTCGTGAACGACGGCCCCGAGCCGTTCGGCTTCATGTGTATCGTGGATTCGCCGCGCGATCGCGGCCAAAAGGCGACCCCGGAAGAGGTCGCGGCGCTCGAACGCGGAGCCGCTACCACCGGCAAGGTCCGCAGCTAA
- a CDS encoding zinc-binding dehydrogenase codes for MPTSTRAAVYERGGDVSVKEVPLPAPQPGELLVRVTACGLCPGEVTPWYNDRKAPFVLGHEPVAVIEACGEGAAPADGKPFEPGERVFIHHHAPCMTCRRCERGDYVQCETWRKTRLEPGGMSQYAIVPAPSVRVDVLRIPPEVDDDRATLVEPLATVVKSLRRARLREGDRVLVIGLGVMGMLHIALARERGAQLVIGADRVASRVTRAKDFGAHVAFDVQHEPLPRQIAEATGGEGADVVIVGPGSVSALESAAHCVAPGGTIVIFGPTQSHERWPLRVHDFYFKDVSVVTSYSAGPNDTREALDLLANGLSVGPLVTHRFGLDSVAEAYRMVAAAQDALKVIVYPNKT; via the coding sequence ATGCCAACCTCAACTCGAGCCGCCGTCTACGAACGCGGCGGCGACGTTTCGGTGAAAGAAGTCCCGCTACCGGCGCCCCAGCCTGGAGAACTGCTGGTGCGCGTCACCGCGTGCGGCCTTTGCCCCGGCGAAGTGACGCCGTGGTACAACGATCGCAAGGCGCCATTCGTGCTCGGCCACGAGCCCGTCGCCGTCATCGAAGCGTGCGGCGAAGGAGCTGCGCCGGCGGACGGCAAGCCGTTCGAGCCGGGCGAGCGCGTCTTCATCCACCACCACGCGCCGTGCATGACTTGCCGGCGCTGCGAACGCGGCGACTACGTGCAGTGCGAGACCTGGCGCAAAACGCGGCTGGAGCCCGGCGGCATGTCGCAGTATGCGATCGTGCCCGCGCCAAGCGTGCGCGTGGACGTGCTGCGCATACCCCCGGAAGTAGACGACGATCGGGCAACCCTGGTCGAACCCCTCGCAACCGTGGTGAAGTCGCTACGGCGCGCGCGCTTGCGCGAAGGCGACCGCGTTCTCGTCATAGGCCTGGGCGTTATGGGAATGCTGCATATCGCGCTCGCGCGCGAACGCGGCGCACAGCTTGTGATCGGCGCGGACCGGGTCGCCTCCCGAGTCACCCGCGCCAAAGACTTCGGCGCGCATGTCGCGTTCGATGTCCAGCACGAACCGCTGCCGCGTCAGATCGCGGAGGCGACCGGCGGCGAGGGAGCAGACGTCGTGATCGTCGGACCCGGTTCGGTCAGCGCGCTTGAGTCGGCGGCGCACTGCGTGGCGCCCGGCGGCACGATCGTGATCTTCGGGCCGACGCAGTCGCACGAGCGCTGGCCCCTTCGGGTGCACGATTTCTATTTCAAAGACGTCAGCGTCGTGACAAGCTACTCGGCTGGGCCCAACGACACGCGCGAAGCGCTCGACTTGCTCGCCAACGGCCTGTCCGTCGGACCCCTGGTCACGCATCGATTCGGGTTGGACTCCGTCGCCGAGGCCTACCGCATGGTGGCGGCGGCACAGGACGCGCTCAAAGTCATCGTGTACCCCAACAAAACATGA
- a CDS encoding alcohol dehydrogenase catalytic domain-containing protein, with translation MRQAQLSSPSTIEWRESPTPHPQSGEILVRIRAALTCGTDLKTYRRGHPKMKYGPFGHEASGDVIAVGPNVRDFKPGDAVMWVQTAPCGECQRCVSGYENLCERLWESAALGAYADMMMLPPHIVRRNVFRKPVGVSYIEAAFLEPLACIVHGWRVLRRANAERPMPHNLAIIGAGAIGMMHLLYAVHARVRTTVIARRGDRLALAARLGAHETIDARESAKMSGLLTQQFAAVIECAGSAEAWREAISIVRPGGRVLLFGGLPSGSEVSIDATRFHYDELTMLGAFHFTPDDVREARDLLVAGSLELRALVSGIAPLGNLKDIFERLDRREGYKYALIPEPAPAEWT, from the coding sequence ATGCGTCAAGCGCAACTCTCGTCGCCGAGCACCATCGAATGGCGCGAGTCCCCCACGCCGCATCCGCAGTCGGGCGAGATCCTCGTGCGCATACGCGCGGCGCTCACCTGCGGCACCGATCTTAAGACATACCGGCGCGGTCATCCGAAGATGAAGTACGGACCGTTCGGGCACGAAGCTTCGGGCGACGTCATCGCCGTGGGCCCCAACGTGAGGGACTTCAAACCCGGCGACGCGGTGATGTGGGTGCAGACCGCGCCGTGCGGTGAGTGTCAGCGCTGCGTCTCGGGGTACGAGAACTTATGCGAGCGCTTGTGGGAAAGCGCGGCGCTCGGAGCGTACGCCGACATGATGATGCTGCCGCCGCATATCGTGCGGCGCAACGTCTTTCGCAAACCGGTCGGCGTCAGTTACATCGAAGCTGCGTTCTTGGAGCCGCTGGCGTGCATCGTGCACGGCTGGCGCGTGCTGCGCCGCGCCAACGCCGAACGCCCGATGCCGCACAACCTCGCCATCATCGGAGCCGGCGCCATCGGCATGATGCACTTGCTCTACGCCGTGCACGCGCGCGTCCGCACCACGGTGATCGCGCGCCGAGGCGATCGGCTGGCGCTTGCGGCACGGCTCGGCGCGCACGAGACGATCGACGCGCGCGAGTCGGCCAAGATGTCGGGGTTGCTGACGCAGCAATTCGCCGCCGTGATCGAGTGCGCGGGCTCCGCCGAGGCCTGGCGCGAGGCGATCTCGATCGTGCGCCCGGGCGGCCGGGTTTTGCTCTTCGGCGGCCTGCCGTCCGGCTCGGAAGTGTCGATCGACGCCACGCGCTTCCATTATGACGAGCTCACCATGCTCGGAGCGTTCCATTTCACGCCGGATGACGTGCGCGAGGCGCGCGACCTGCTCGTCGCCGGCTCGCTAGAACTGCGCGCGCTCGTCTCGGGCATCGCGCCGCTCGGCAATCTGAAGGATATCTTCGAGCGCCTCGATCGGCGCGAGGGTTACAAGTACGCGCTGATCCCCGAACCCGCCCCCGCCGAATGGACATGA
- a CDS encoding NAD(P)-dependent oxidoreductase — MKNIGLIGVGAMGEPMGASLMRAGFTLRACAHKSRERLERLLAQGATEAPDPAAVAQASDAVITMVPDAPQVEEALFAPRGVAAGMKKGGYVIDMSTISPVASRDFHTRLSAKGIKMLDAPVSGGPARAATGELTIMAGGDPETFAACEPILQAMGKPTLVGPDGMGETFKLVNQIIISIVMLANVEALVFAKKSGADIDLVRKVIATATGSNYLLDKWLPNTWFKGSHEGGFALDLLRKDLHAALDAGKHMQVPMLASTLAAQLYDGASTEGFGKLDYSVVAEQYERAAGVRVIA, encoded by the coding sequence ATGAAAAACATCGGTCTGATCGGCGTCGGCGCGATGGGCGAGCCGATGGGCGCATCGCTCATGCGCGCAGGCTTCACGTTGCGCGCGTGCGCCCATAAGTCTCGCGAGCGGCTCGAGCGGCTGCTCGCGCAAGGCGCGACCGAAGCGCCCGATCCGGCTGCCGTGGCGCAGGCCAGCGACGCGGTGATCACCATGGTCCCCGACGCGCCGCAGGTAGAAGAAGCGCTGTTCGCGCCGCGCGGGGTCGCGGCGGGCATGAAAAAGGGCGGCTACGTCATCGACATGTCCACGATATCGCCCGTGGCTTCGCGTGATTTCCACACGCGCCTATCCGCAAAGGGCATCAAGATGCTCGACGCGCCCGTTTCGGGCGGACCCGCGCGCGCCGCCACCGGTGAACTCACCATCATGGCGGGCGGTGATCCGGAGACGTTCGCTGCGTGCGAGCCGATCTTGCAGGCGATGGGCAAGCCGACGCTGGTCGGCCCAGACGGGATGGGCGAGACCTTCAAGCTCGTCAATCAGATCATCATTTCGATCGTCATGCTCGCCAACGTCGAGGCGCTGGTCTTCGCCAAGAAATCCGGCGCCGACATCGATCTCGTGCGAAAAGTCATCGCGACGGCGACCGGCTCGAACTACCTGCTCGACAAGTGGCTGCCCAACACGTGGTTCAAAGGAAGCCACGAAGGCGGCTTCGCACTGGATCTGCTGCGCAAGGATCTGCACGCCGCGCTGGATGCCGGCAAACACATGCAGGTCCCGATGCTCGCCTCAACGCTTGCCGCGCAGCTGTACGACGGCGCTTCGACGGAAGGCTTCGGCAAACTCGATTACAGCGTGGTCGCGGAACAGTACGAGCGCGCCGCAGGCGTGCGCGTGATCGCGTAA
- a CDS encoding TMEM175 family protein: MNKGRLEAFSDGVFAIAITLLVLELRVPDLKGTGDSALAAALLAQWPQYLVYAVSFAMIGIMWLNHHAIFQNIEKVSYALLMSNLLLLMAISFLPYPTLVLAHYGPTPITILFYGIVLTVIALAYRALFFAADPPPDVPAIIGYLTQWNPWTTVGLLSYLAAIALGWYNPLVSIGLFAAVAVFYALPSSITIALRRGRHGA; encoded by the coding sequence GTGAATAAAGGCAGGCTTGAAGCGTTCAGTGACGGCGTCTTCGCGATCGCGATCACGCTGCTCGTGCTCGAGCTGCGCGTGCCCGACCTTAAAGGTACGGGCGACAGCGCCCTAGCGGCCGCGCTCCTGGCGCAATGGCCGCAATACCTCGTCTACGCGGTGAGCTTCGCGATGATCGGCATCATGTGGCTCAACCATCACGCGATCTTCCAGAACATCGAAAAAGTTTCGTACGCGCTGTTGATGAGCAATCTCTTGCTGCTGATGGCGATCTCGTTCTTGCCGTACCCGACGTTGGTGCTCGCGCACTACGGACCGACGCCGATCACGATCTTGTTCTACGGAATCGTGCTCACGGTGATCGCGCTTGCGTATCGCGCCCTATTCTTCGCGGCGGATCCGCCCCCAGACGTGCCCGCCATCATCGGCTATCTGACGCAATGGAACCCGTGGACCACGGTCGGTCTGCTGAGTTACCTCGCGGCGATCGCGCTCGGTTGGTACAACCCGCTCGTGAGCATCGGCCTCTTCGCCGCCGTCGCGGTGTTCTACGCGCTGCCGAGCAGCATCACGATCGCCCTCCGCCGCGGCCGCCACGGCGCTTAA